In the genome of Arachis stenosperma cultivar V10309 chromosome 6, arast.V10309.gnm1.PFL2, whole genome shotgun sequence, the window CAAACGTTGGTCAAAAATCCGTTTTACTATGGTAACTGAAACATTTTTGTGTGTAAAAACAACCAAATTTTCCTTTAAGTTGCAAAAGAATATCGATTGTTCCTGATGCTAACGGTTCAGCTCTATCAGACACAATTGATAACCAGTAAATCTTCGATACAATTAGTACATATTTAAATTTCTGTAAGTTTTGTAAAATTACACGTAAAAAATGTACAATACAATACTACTCATCCACATGGAAGATCCATAGGAAAATTTGAGGAGCTAACAATTTCATCACTCTTAGTGCACAAGATATTCTGCCGGAAAGGTTGGCATTAGCCCCAAGAAGAATGCTTGGGGTCAAGTACCTCTTACTTGGTCACTCTTTTATTTGTCATCCCCTCGGCAGTTACCATCTAGTGATAGCGATTGCAAGTGGTGACTTCATAATCCaatcatttttcttcttcctcggAATCCGACTTTGCGAACACTGGCTCAGGTTGAGTATCTGCATATGCTGGAGCAATGAATTTTGGATCCTTTGCTGCTGCGTCAGCATATTTCAAGATGGCTTCCCTTGGATCCTCTTCCATCCATGTCTCCTTGATCATACCTCCTTGCTGCAATTGCATTAAAATATAAGTACCTTGCATTTACATATTCTGAAGCATGAATCCGTTTAAGTCTAAGAAAAATGATGAGAAACACATGTCGACAAATACCTTCATAAGATACTGGGTTAGTAAGCTTCCTTGACTTGCACCGACCCGTCCACCAAAGCCAGGTCCTGTTATGGGAAGTTCAGGCTTGTGGGACTTCAATGGATCCTTTAATACTTTCTCCCGTTGACGCTTACGGCTTGGCTGATCTCTAAACAGTGGTAACGCATGGGGATTGTGAATGACAGGCTTTGCCTCAAAATCGTCGATTGATTTTTTCCTTGGTGCACGTGCAACACAAACAAGGGCTCCTCTTTCACTGATGGTGGGATCATATAGTATGTGAGTCCCTCCTTGGTTTTTATCACCAACCGTTGCAAAGATCTTCAGAAAAGAAAAGCagttcaataaaattattaagtaTAAACACCAAAAATGTCCTCCttaaagtaaaaataaagcAACACAAGAATGTAATTATGGGAAGTTGGAAGAAAACTTCAAAATGTTACCTGATTCAGTTTAGGATGCCAACAACACCGAACAACACTACAAGAGGGGGATATGCCGACTCTTGAAACAAGTTCAAGGTTTGCTCTATCAAAGAAGCACAATAAACCCCCAACTGTGCTCTCTCTTTCCACAGATGTTCCAGTAAAAAATAGATTCTCACCAGGACTGAATGCAATATTTGTTTGTCCGTAATTATTTGGAAGATCCTCAAATACCTTCAATGCTTCCTTTGTTTTACGCATATCCCAAACCTGAGACATATTTCATTGGTTGGTGAAAAGTCGAGAAGATTAGTTAACAACATATGGATTCCTTATAAAGCAAGAAAACAGAAACAAATGAAGATAAGATTTTTGTGAGATATAATGGTTTACATACCTTCAGTGAACCATCAAAGCTTCTTGACAATAGGATATTCCCATCACTAGAAAATTTCAGACCAGTAATATCATCTGAATGACTTTTTTCAATATGTATATCTGGCCTACTCCCCCACCCAGGCTTAATGCTCCAAACCTGTGAAAATCAATGGGAATTCCAAGGAATATAAGGAGAAAACTAATGTTTTTTCTAGCTTAAAAAGCTAAAAGAGCAAATGTATATTGACTTTATTATAAGTGAAAATCTTTTTACCTGTATAGAACCATCTCCTATACCACCAGCAATGCGTTTACCATCATGGTCCCATGCACATGTGGTTACAGGAACTCTTCCAGGCCTTGCAAGCTTTGGTTTAATTACCTATCCTTTGAAACTTAGCAGTGTAAGTTCAAAAACGTGAATGAAATGTAAATTATTATGTTGTAAAACACAAATGATCACAACTCCATTCACACATACATAAGATGTCTCATGCATTATATCCAGTATAATTGGGTAAAGAACTGGAAACACATTAGCTGAAAATCCTGAGTCTCACAAAAACcacaaaaaataacaataattaagaAAAGGGCAATCTCATCAAAAGTAAGTACTTGCCTACTTGGTAAAAAATTGAAGCATAAAATTTCCCTCTGCATTAAGTACTTAAACAGAGCAACAAATAGACAATGCCAATAACCTTTTCACAACAACAGGTGAAATATCAGTCAATAATTCTACAAGAAATATATAAAGAAGCAGATGCTTTTGGCCTCATTTGTTTAGAGAGcttcaatttttatttcaaaaatctaTCGAAAAGATATATGATAGTAAATgcgttttgaaaaaaattatgagatatgatattgattattgACCATGCATACAATTTGTCATTGAAGATGACGAGGAAGCAGAACTTGTCCAAACCTGCTTCTGACTTTTGAAGTCATTTACATCCCATATTCGCAGTGATCCATCCTCTGATGATGTTAAGATTGTCTCTTTAGTTTTTGGATGCCACTCTCCACATGTCAATCCAGATATGTGGCCCTTGGTATTCTTTAGATCACGAATATACATGTCTCCCTTCATAAACTCTCCCAAAGTAAGCCCATCGCGATCATAAATCTGCAACAGaagaaatatatatacaatCAGTCAAATGAAAAGCACTAAAGCATCATTTAAGTCAACAGATATGATGTAACATGCTTACCTTTGCTTGAGCTGATCCAGTCACACACAAAAACCGATCTGCTGTTGGACTCCAGCTTAAGTTGCGAACTTGATGACCTTCAGCGGGCTCCAGTTGTCGAAACGATTGCAAACGAGCATTCATTCCTTGAAAATCGTACATCCGCACTGAGTAGTCATAACTTCCAGAAAGCACTCTAGATCCAGTGTGATCTACAGCAAGAGCTGACACAACCTGTTAACAGTTTTCCCAATGTTATCATTAATATATTTCTCTACATTTCACTACAAAACAGCTGTTGATTCCCTTCACATTcttataattcaaaataaagtAACATACTCATTCACGGTGTCTGCCTTCTAATGGATTTTACTCTAAACTTCTATACTACTGAAGTTTAAGTTACTCGTAGTAATTGTGAAACCTCTCTGGATTATTCGGCTTGTAATAGAACCCTAACACTTTCTTTTCTCTGCAGTATATTATTATAGACTTAAGCTACTGCCACAGCTAGCATCAAATCATGCTTCCtagattataaaatttttttaggaaACACTTTAAATGCATAATCAAGGGATACAAAGCACACAAAAgcaaataatcaaattaaacCATTTCTTCTCCATTCACAATTTGTTACGCTAATTCCCAAATTAAACCCACAAACACACGTTAAGAGAGAGAATACCTTGGTGTGGCCCTTGAGGACAATCTCGTTGCTAAGTGGAATACGGAACCGGTTCCCCAACTCATCTCCGTTGGAATCATCGTCGTCGTCGGAGCTCAAATTGTTACCAGACGGCGGCGGGGGCGGCCCAATCATATCGTCGTCTTCGTCCTCATCCGCCCCCGAACCCACCCCGGGAGGTGGCGGGGGAGGCGGCCCCACCATGGCGCCATCGTCGTTATCATCCTCTGCCGTCGGAGGCGGAGGTGGCGGCGGGCCAATCTCAGAACCGCCACCACGATCAGCAAGTGTAGGGGTAGGGTTTTTAGAGGAGCGTAGGGAATTGAGCCATTccttagaagaagaagagagagaaggaagagcGCTTGCGGTTGAAGGcttcgaagaagaagaagacggaGGATTGGTATTAGATCGACGCGTGGCGTTGTGGATGGCTTCGAGAGGGGTCTGAGACTTGGATTGCTTGCCGAAGCTGAGAGGAAACTGAGCCCTAACGCCGTCGTATATGTCAGCTTCGTCCTCCATTTTAACTTTGATTTGCCCAACTGATATCTGGTTTATTGGGTGTGCTCTACGGCTCTACCGCCATCAAAGACGCACTGCATAACCACACAGCGATTTTTTTTTGGGTATTTTGGGTTTATGGGCCCCCATCTTTGCCGCTTGTCAGCCCTATTAACTTTTTCTTACGACACTGCCCAACTATTCAAGAACGGTCAGAAACAAGATTTCGAGAACTGTATCGGTCATTGGGCCGATATCGTAACTGGTTCGATAGTTTAATAGTTCAATTGGAATTGAATCGTGATTAAAtcgatttaattaaatataaaataaaattattaaaaaattaatataaaattttaaatatttaaattaaagtttttttataataatttatttatactttatcaataaaaatttataaatttaaatattaaaatttatggttaaaaaaaatcaacacaCACATAATTAACAAACACTAGGGATGTTCGCGGTGCGGTTTGGATCGGTTTTGAGTCAAAAACTCATCCGATCCGAACACTAATTTTACTtgcggtgcggtttggattggatgatgttttaaaaaaaatccgatccaatttcaagcggtttggattggattggatttgcggttttgtaaattaaaaaaattaaatacatataacaagtcttaacatcaaattttaaataattaacaatgaCATAATAAGTCTcaacaatatcttaaaaaactaacgataacataacataaaaataaaattataggttagttaaaataaataataaataacattttgaacataaactatttattaaataataataatacatgaataatataaaaatatataataaattaaacatgttataagtataattataaatataataataaaataataatattataacacattgtgcggtttggattggattggatcggtTTTAAAAAGTAGATCcgaaatccgatccgatccagcggtttgtaaaaaataaaatccaatcaGATCCAAATTAGTGCGGTTTTAATCGGTTTCgatttggattggattggatgagCGGTTTAATTTGAATCGGTTTGGATTTGAACACCCCTAACAAACACATCACATTCtaacactaaaaaaataaattagtttcAAACACTATTTacacaaatttttaattattgaacCCAAACTTATATAAATTACATATAGTCAACAACTAAGTATTGATTATTCAAcataaattatacaaaatttctATTCACATCAACAACCTAATAATACATACagttttaaaatacaaaattaacaattatatacaaaattcaaattttagatgtcaaaattatcaatcaataaaattattttaaaaaaattaacttaaaaaatattataaaaataaaaaattaacaagaataattaaCTCATAAGTATAGATTAACCATAATTAATTTCAGAAAAAATTTACGATTAAAGAAGTAATGGAGGAGTactcacgaaaaaaaaaaagacaaccGAGCAATAGAGACGTCCATAAGGAGGTGACAGTTGAGCAGTTAAACGAAGATGACGGTGATGAGAACAAGCAAGCAGAGAAGTTCGCGTTTCACGTGAGACAGAGCGAGATCAGAGCGAGAGCTTGAAGAGAGAGAAGTCGAGTAGAGACGTCCGCGACGGCGACGAGAACAAGGCCGAGCAAACGTCCACAACGGGGACGAGAACAAAGCCCAGAGACCTTCGCGACAACGATAGCATGCTCTGTATGAAATAATACCAACGATTGAAGGTACCCTCTAGCCGAGGAAAGGAGTTCCGCGATGATAATAGAGAAGGTGGTTGCAAGGGTTGCTAATGGTGAGTGTGAAGTGACTACTAAGGTTGCGCcatttaggattttttttttgtctgatGGATTAGACAAACTCTAATTCTAGGCATTATTCATGTATTATACATCCACACAATACACTCACACACACTACATGAGTTTATTTAAGGGTTCATTTTTTCTCTTGTAAGACTTGAATCCGGGTGCAGCTTCTTGTGAGACAGCAAATTCTACCCCTAACTCCAAGCTTCGGCCGCAGGATTTGGTTTAATTTGTTTATGAAGAAAGAAAGGGGTTGAGGGGGTGTTGTGCCTTTTTGAgctttctgtttttttttttttgttcaaaatGATAACATTTATGTTAAATAGTGAACTAGGCCTTTAAAAAATTAGTCCAGTTCATCCAGTTTATCAGTTAATTACcgatttagttaattttttactaatttttttaggaTGATTTTTGAGAATGATCAGATCAATCAGAAAACTGATTTTCGATTAACCCGATCAAGCCGATAAATTCGGTCTGATccgtttttcaaaattttggtcAGAAAACAATAAATCCATTAACCAAAATTGTTTAAAGTTGAAGCCAAATCTTAAgagttttaatttattctttaaattaattttttaatttaggcTTTTTGCCCCTTTGTTAAACcattttctatttaaaaatttttaatttattttatctttatgatattttaaaaattaatatatattatttattttaatatttaaaatataaatatgaaaatgaatTAAAACTTTTAATTATTACTCCTAGAAAGATTTTGACAGCTACGGATAAAAACaagttggactttatttttaaGAGGTCAAACTTGTAATTGTATCATCAACGTCCTACAATTTATTATGACTAATTCTATAATGTTTATAAATTTAGcgtctaatttttatttaatttattttttataacaaattttaaatatttaaaaagtatttgtatttatattttttaagttaaatattaatttttaattttttgacaaGTTAAACACTACTTTTTAAATACCATCGCCATTACCATTACCATTTATTATAGACTCTTTCACAAATATTAAGTTTCACATTTTGTTAAGTCTTGTTTAATATAATTAGCTTAAAGAGTATTAGAAGGtttgaaataaacaaaaaagaaaagtctaaaaagcaaaaaataaatttataataaagcTATGAaccaataaataattaaaagtaacaagaaaaaaatatataagtaaaataataaaaataagtagTGCAGTCGTTAcaattttcttatatttttaattgttaaaaattCAAATCCCTCATGTTACATAAGATTTTAAACTTATTTCTAACCGGCAAAATTCACCTGCTAATGCGCAACTTGGATCAAATCTCAAATCTGAATGTGTTAGAATAAAATCCTCAATATCCtaaagaaatattaaaaaataaaataaattaacttatctttttaattatgcGTGAGTGAAAAGAGATAAAGAAGTTCGCACggttattttatttaattggcAGAATCACAGTCGTTAATAGTGGGGTTGTACTCAATTAGTTGGTGGAAAGAGATTGTGCCACCATGtt includes:
- the LOC130935570 gene encoding uncharacterized protein LOC130935570 encodes the protein MEDEADIYDGVRAQFPLSFGKQSKSQTPLEAIHNATRRSNTNPPSSSSSKPSTASALPSLSSSSKEWLNSLRSSKNPTPTLADRGGGSEIGPPPPPPPTAEDDNDDGAMVGPPPPPPPGVGSGADEDEDDDMIGPPPPPSGNNLSSDDDDDSNGDELGNRFRIPLSNEIVLKGHTKVVSALAVDHTGSRVLSGSYDYSVRMYDFQGMNARLQSFRQLEPAEGHQVRNLSWSPTADRFLCVTGSAQAKIYDRDGLTLGEFMKGDMYIRDLKNTKGHISGLTCGEWHPKTKETILTSSEDGSLRIWDVNDFKSQKQVIKPKLARPGRVPVTTCAWDHDGKRIAGGIGDGSIQVWSIKPGWGSRPDIHIEKSHSDDITGLKFSSDGNILLSRSFDGSLKVWDMRKTKEALKVFEDLPNNYGQTNIAFSPGENLFFTGTSVERESTVGGLLCFFDRANLELVSRVGISPSCSVVRCCWHPKLNQIFATVGDKNQGGTHILYDPTISERGALVCVARAPRKKSIDDFEAKPVIHNPHALPLFRDQPSRKRQREKVLKDPLKSHKPELPITGPGFGGRVGASQGSLLTQYLMKQGGMIKETWMEEDPREAILKYADAAAKDPKFIAPAYADTQPEPVFAKSDSEEEEK